The following are encoded in a window of Palaemon carinicauda isolate YSFRI2023 chromosome 31, ASM3689809v2, whole genome shotgun sequence genomic DNA:
- the LOC137624580 gene encoding protein Tob1-like, which translates to MHLEIQVALNFVISYMYNKLPRRRVNIFGEELEKALKEKFEGHWYPDKPMKGSAYRCLKTGDPIDPVLEKAAREAGMEVREIKDNLPEDLAVWVDPGEVSYRIGEKGQIKVLYSEAAESATQEENLDKEVTKTFNPEAQCFKPIDNLSSSLSNVSISPKSTSPYSASSPTPPFKQREASPINAFLNKSSAPLTFTTATFAQTKFGSTKLKTSTKRANRMSPTEFSHYIKQRQMIQQQQHVQQQQQQQQQAVAVATAGFGSQFPPSRPRSLSPNPPMEPQGVYFPGGAPGGGAYNPWGRGMFEQGFTSPSFITDLLPATSQQAPGPKFPPMYEQLSGGMMGGGAPGAASMGTAGEKASALSEGVMGVYPASQYQHLLVAN; encoded by the coding sequence ATGCACCTTGAGATTCAAGTCGCTCTTAACTTTGTTATCTCCTACATGTACAACAAATTGCCAAGGCGACGTGTAAACATATTTGGTGAGGAGTTGGAAAAGGCGCTCAAGGAGAAATTCGAGGGCCACTGGTACCCTGACAAGCCAATGAAAGGATCAGCTTACCGCTGCCTTAAGACAGGAGACCCCATTGACCCTGTGTTGGAAAAGGCAGCCAGAGAAGCTGGCATGGAAGTAAGAGAAATAAAGGATAACCTTCCAGAGGATCTTGCAGTCTGGGTAGACCCTGGTGAGGTCTCTTACAGGATTGGAGAGAAAGGTCAGATTAAAGTTCTCTATTCAGAAGCAGCAGAATCTGCAACACAGGAAGAAAACCTCGACAAAGAGGTGACCAAAACCTTCAACCCAGAGGCACAGTGCTTTAAACCCATTGATAACCTGAGTTCGTCCCTTAGCAACGTGTCGATCAGCCCAAAGTCGACATCCCCATATTCTGCCAGTTCGCCCACGCCGCCCTTCAAACAGAGGGAAGCCTCGCCTATCAACGCCTTCCTAAACAAGAGCTCCGCCCCTCTTACCTTTACAACTGCGACATTTGCCCAGACAAAATTCGGGTCCACAAAGTTAAAGACAAGCACCAAACGAGCAAACCGTATGTCACCAACAGAGTTCTCACATTACATCAAGCAACGCCAGATGATTCAGCAACAACAACAtgtacaacaacagcagcagcaacaacaacaggcaGTGGCTGTAGCGACGGCAGGGTTCGGTAGCCAGTTCCCACCGTCCAGGCCTCGTTCTCTCAGCCCAAACCCTCCAATGGAGCCCCAAGGTGTGTATTTCCCTGGTGGTGCACCTGGTGGTGGAGCATATAACCCTTGGGGTCGTGGAATGTTTGAGCAGGGCTTCACCTCACCGTCCTTCATCACTGACCTGCTACCAGCCACAAGCCAACAGGCGCCTGGACCCAAATTCCCACCAATGTATGAGCAGCTCAGTGGTGGGATGATGGGTGGTGGTGCACCTGGAGCAGCTTCCATGGGCACGGCGGGTGAAAAGGCAAGTGCACTAAGTGAAGGTGTGATGGGTGTATACCCAGCCTCTCAGTACCAGCACCTGTTAGTTGCCAACTAG